The proteins below come from a single Gimesia alba genomic window:
- a CDS encoding 3-keto-disaccharide hydrolase, with product MKQFPICALLGCYALFALAPFSYADSKSPKWAATSVKEAGPDFQIQGEYSGILGEGSNDPLKYGAQVIALGDGKFRAVGYPGGLPGDGWNQEKKITTEGKKSGNVITFESEDGRGDLEDGKITIYDAEGNEVGVLKKVNRKSPTLGKKAPEGATVLFDSNKAKQTVKNFKNGRITEDGLLKEGVTSKKTFKDGHLHLEFQLPFMPQARGQGRSNSGCYVLGRYEVQILDSFGLEGKDNECGGIYKLGAPDVNMCFPPLSWQTYDIDFQSAKYDKEGNKTAKARITVKHNGVTVHDNREIDEPTPGGTNKDEAIAGPLFLQDHSNPVRFRNIWVQEK from the coding sequence ATGAAGCAGTTCCCGATTTGCGCCCTGTTAGGCTGCTACGCACTTTTCGCCCTTGCCCCATTCAGTTACGCCGACTCAAAATCTCCCAAATGGGCGGCCACCAGTGTCAAGGAAGCGGGCCCTGATTTCCAGATCCAGGGAGAGTATTCCGGAATTTTAGGCGAGGGGAGCAATGATCCGCTGAAGTACGGGGCGCAAGTCATCGCATTAGGCGACGGGAAATTTCGAGCAGTTGGTTATCCTGGTGGCCTGCCTGGCGATGGCTGGAATCAGGAAAAGAAAATCACCACCGAAGGCAAAAAATCCGGCAACGTCATTACCTTTGAATCGGAAGACGGCCGTGGCGATCTCGAAGACGGAAAAATCACGATCTATGATGCCGAAGGCAACGAAGTCGGCGTCCTCAAAAAAGTGAATCGCAAAAGCCCGACCCTCGGCAAAAAAGCCCCTGAAGGTGCCACTGTGCTATTCGATTCCAACAAAGCAAAGCAGACTGTCAAAAATTTCAAAAATGGTCGCATCACCGAAGATGGTCTGCTGAAAGAGGGAGTCACCAGCAAAAAAACCTTCAAAGACGGACACTTGCACCTGGAATTCCAACTCCCCTTTATGCCACAGGCACGCGGCCAGGGAAGAAGTAACAGTGGCTGTTATGTATTAGGCCGTTATGAAGTTCAGATTCTGGACTCCTTCGGTCTGGAAGGCAAAGACAACGAATGTGGCGGCATCTACAAATTGGGTGCTCCTGATGTTAACATGTGCTTCCCTCCTCTGTCCTGGCAGACCTACGACATCGACTTCCAATCCGCCAAATATGACAAAGAGGGTAACAAGACCGCCAAGGCGCGTATCACCGTCAAACACAACGGCGTCACCGTTCACGATAACCGTGAAATTGACGAGCCAACTCCGGGCGGAACGAATAAAGATGAAGCGATCGCAGGCCCGCTGTTCCTGCAGGATCATTCGAATCCTGTCCGCTTCCGAAATATCTGGGTACAAGAAAAATAA
- a CDS encoding sulfate adenylyltransferase, whose translation MADLIAPHGGLSEPVCCTVPAEEIESFKAEAATLPQVPVSAADLSTVYRLGDGTLSPLTGPMTGDVFNRVLDEACIEVNGKQYAWTIPLSLPVTSELAATLSSGQKVALTNPAGEIVATLDIKDVFEWDKPKYLKSVYQTERTDHPGAAMVLEGDADKTHLLGGEIKALPQPKNSSFGKYVLTPREVRALIAEKGWDAVVAFQTRNPLHRAHEYALVYGLETLLRQGKNAGAVLNPLIGETKSDDVSAEIRMETYEKLIENRELGDGDSDPELWGPRDDNPPDRVLLLGLDIKMFYGGPKEAVMHAIYRQNMGYTNIVIGRKHADAPYADGTAIWGDFDAQEIFNNLAGELLIEPVNVGFAAYYESLGRVDLMENHSEEKPVFISGKQVRATLQEGEMVDPRIMRESTSKILAEAMKVS comes from the coding sequence ATGGCCGATCTAATTGCCCCTCATGGAGGTTTGAGCGAACCTGTCTGTTGTACAGTTCCTGCAGAGGAAATCGAGAGCTTCAAAGCAGAAGCAGCAACCCTTCCCCAAGTTCCTGTTTCAGCGGCTGATTTATCGACTGTGTACCGTCTGGGCGATGGCACACTCAGTCCCCTGACCGGACCCATGACGGGAGACGTCTTTAATCGTGTTCTGGATGAAGCCTGTATCGAAGTGAATGGCAAACAATATGCCTGGACCATTCCTTTGTCGCTTCCCGTGACATCAGAACTCGCAGCAACACTGTCCAGCGGTCAAAAAGTCGCTTTGACTAATCCGGCTGGTGAGATTGTCGCCACTCTGGATATTAAAGATGTATTCGAATGGGATAAGCCCAAGTATCTCAAGAGTGTGTATCAGACTGAACGCACTGATCACCCCGGTGCTGCAATGGTGCTCGAAGGAGATGCGGACAAGACTCACCTCTTAGGTGGTGAAATCAAAGCGTTACCGCAACCCAAGAACAGCTCGTTTGGAAAGTATGTGCTCACACCTCGTGAAGTACGTGCCTTGATTGCTGAAAAAGGCTGGGACGCTGTTGTCGCCTTCCAGACTCGGAATCCACTGCACCGTGCACACGAATACGCTTTGGTTTACGGCTTGGAAACATTACTGCGTCAAGGTAAGAACGCCGGTGCTGTTTTGAATCCGCTGATCGGCGAAACCAAGAGTGATGACGTCAGTGCGGAAATCCGGATGGAGACCTACGAAAAACTGATCGAGAATCGGGAACTGGGCGATGGTGACAGTGATCCCGAACTCTGGGGACCACGGGATGACAATCCTCCTGATCGTGTTCTGTTGCTCGGCCTGGATATCAAAATGTTCTACGGCGGTCCTAAAGAAGCTGTCATGCATGCGATCTATCGTCAGAACATGGGTTACACCAATATCGTCATCGGGCGTAAACACGCTGATGCTCCTTATGCGGATGGAACTGCGATCTGGGGTGACTTCGATGCTCAGGAGATCTTTAATAATCTGGCTGGTGAACTGTTGATTGAACCGGTCAATGTCGGCTTTGCTGCCTATTATGAATCACTGGGCCGCGTCGATCTGATGGAAAACCACTCAGAAGAAAAGCCCGTTTTCATCTCTGGAAAACAGGTTCGCGCGACACTGCAGGAAGGTGAAATGGTTGATCCGCGTATCATGCGGGAAAGCACTTCCAAGATTCTTGCGGAAGCCATGAAAGTTTCCTGA
- a CDS encoding MFS transporter: MTDADSLSVESTETSLKMRLYLMMFLQYFVQGCYLPIITLYLIDALGFSAFQIGVFGAALAVGPLLAPFVFGQIVDRHYATERVLAFCHFSGGVIMLALFFQTQYWPVVILGVLYSILYVPTMMLTNSLSFQHLKDSDREFPLIRLWGTIGFVVPAWVAEGIFLRNLSGEELNTGRGIVLAMAGVIGLCMAAYCLTLPHTPPVKSDKKDLAPGKVLKMLKYRHFLILVVVAFIISIVHKFYFQWNSPFISAILKQGGEIGAWEQRISSIGQVFEVIVMAVLGFGIKKYGFKTVMLVGLLSYLVRSLIFAYASTIGDVFAVSLTLTCIGQAMHGLCFGCFLAAAYIYVDKVAPLDVRGTMQTFFGTFVFGLGMFAGGFISGSIGSFFTSKGTDALLRAKLSVQSQTGILEFTQKNLDGEPLTLLRDWPGIWLSSAAIALFATILFWALFPKIDTSHRLSHSEETP; the protein is encoded by the coding sequence ATGACGGATGCAGACAGTCTGAGTGTAGAAAGTACAGAGACGTCTCTGAAAATGAGACTCTATTTGATGATGTTTCTCCAGTATTTTGTGCAGGGATGTTATCTCCCCATCATCACTCTCTATCTGATCGATGCCCTCGGTTTTTCGGCTTTTCAGATTGGAGTCTTTGGTGCGGCACTGGCAGTGGGGCCCTTATTGGCCCCCTTTGTCTTTGGCCAGATTGTCGACCGTCACTATGCGACAGAACGCGTACTTGCGTTCTGTCACTTTTCGGGCGGCGTCATTATGCTGGCGCTGTTTTTCCAGACCCAGTACTGGCCTGTGGTGATTCTGGGCGTACTCTATTCGATCCTGTATGTCCCGACCATGATGCTCACCAATTCCCTCTCCTTTCAACATTTAAAAGACAGTGACCGCGAATTCCCACTGATCCGTTTGTGGGGTACCATCGGCTTTGTCGTGCCCGCCTGGGTCGCAGAAGGGATTTTTCTGCGAAATCTGTCAGGAGAGGAATTGAACACAGGACGTGGTATCGTTCTGGCGATGGCAGGCGTCATCGGATTATGTATGGCTGCGTACTGCTTAACTCTGCCTCATACGCCCCCCGTCAAGAGTGACAAAAAAGATCTCGCTCCCGGCAAAGTACTCAAGATGCTCAAATACCGGCATTTTCTGATTCTGGTTGTCGTTGCGTTTATTATCTCGATTGTGCATAAGTTTTACTTTCAGTGGAACAGCCCGTTTATCAGTGCCATTCTCAAACAAGGAGGGGAGATCGGCGCGTGGGAACAGCGCATCAGTTCCATCGGTCAGGTTTTCGAAGTCATCGTGATGGCGGTCCTCGGCTTCGGCATCAAAAAATACGGTTTCAAAACGGTCATGCTGGTCGGCCTATTATCGTATTTAGTCCGTAGCCTGATCTTCGCTTATGCTTCGACCATCGGGGACGTTTTCGCGGTCTCGTTAACGCTGACTTGTATCGGACAGGCGATGCACGGGCTTTGTTTCGGTTGCTTTCTGGCGGCCGCTTATATCTATGTCGATAAGGTCGCTCCCCTTGACGTGCGAGGCACAATGCAAACATTCTTCGGAACCTTCGTCTTTGGTTTGGGAATGTTTGCCGGAGGATTTATCAGCGGAAGCATCGGCAGTTTTTTCACTTCCAAAGGGACAGACGCCTTACTGCGTGCGAAACTGAGCGTTCAATCACAGACAGGGATTCTGGAATTCACACAGAAAAACCTCGATGGGGAACCGCTCACCTTATTACGCGACTGGCCTGGTATCTGGTTAAGCAGTGCTGCGATTGCTCTATTCGCGACGATATTATTCTGGGCTCTGTTCCCCAAAATCGATACCTCGCACCGTCTCTCTCACTCTGAAGAAACGCCCTAG
- a CDS encoding DUF6807 domain-containing protein: MTIQTMGKTIPHLRRGMIFCWAATIVMLVGKLSVSFAGPAVLLEVSAGKQARQNCVLSTLLPQVMKGQELSLVRVEDGAEIPIQIDPSGDQRQVVWILRKALPKGATRQYRLFARKSIGGQPDHVTVADDGKHLNVKVDGKPVLTYNHALVAAPRRDEAYYDKSGYIHPLYTPSGKVITDDFNPDHAHQHGVMFSWRKVLFEGRENNGWDQKSQLGKVEHSKVDSFSGGSVFGSFTTTIDHVDLTAKSGPVTMLKEHWQVRIYALEDQFLFDIKSTQSCATQQPVTIDKIHYGGMTIRGHADWHDDHSYDFLTSEGRNKENGNQSRPRWVELYGPLAGETAGVTILSHPGNFRFPQPVRLHPKMPYFCFAVAALDAFQIEPGKPYVSRYRFYVHDGKPSAQVDQRLWEDYADPPEVKVIPES, encoded by the coding sequence ATGACAATACAAACCATGGGAAAAACGATTCCTCATTTACGACGAGGCATGATTTTCTGTTGGGCGGCAACGATTGTGATGCTGGTTGGCAAGCTTTCAGTCTCGTTTGCAGGGCCGGCGGTATTGCTGGAAGTTTCAGCGGGGAAACAGGCACGCCAGAATTGTGTACTCTCCACCCTTCTGCCTCAAGTGATGAAAGGGCAGGAATTAAGTCTGGTGCGGGTTGAGGACGGAGCCGAAATTCCGATTCAGATCGATCCGTCAGGAGATCAACGGCAGGTTGTCTGGATTCTACGTAAAGCATTACCGAAAGGTGCGACAAGACAATATCGTCTCTTTGCCAGGAAGAGTATTGGAGGACAACCTGATCATGTCACTGTGGCCGATGATGGAAAACATTTGAATGTGAAAGTCGATGGCAAACCGGTACTGACTTATAATCATGCCCTCGTTGCAGCGCCCCGGCGTGATGAAGCGTATTACGATAAAAGCGGATACATTCATCCGTTGTATACACCGTCCGGAAAAGTGATTACGGACGACTTCAATCCCGATCACGCCCATCAGCATGGTGTCATGTTTTCGTGGCGAAAAGTGCTCTTTGAAGGCAGAGAAAATAATGGCTGGGATCAGAAGTCCCAACTTGGAAAGGTCGAACATAGCAAGGTCGATTCATTTTCCGGTGGTTCTGTATTTGGTTCGTTTACGACTACCATTGATCATGTTGATCTGACCGCAAAGTCGGGGCCGGTGACCATGCTGAAAGAACACTGGCAGGTGCGGATCTATGCATTAGAGGATCAATTCCTGTTTGATATCAAGTCGACGCAAAGCTGCGCTACCCAGCAGCCGGTGACGATTGATAAGATTCATTATGGCGGGATGACCATTCGCGGTCATGCAGACTGGCACGACGATCATTCGTATGATTTTCTCACCAGCGAAGGGAGAAATAAGGAAAACGGGAATCAGTCGCGTCCACGTTGGGTGGAACTGTATGGTCCGTTAGCTGGTGAGACAGCGGGGGTCACGATTTTGAGTCACCCGGGTAATTTTCGGTTTCCCCAGCCGGTCAGATTACATCCGAAAATGCCTTACTTCTGCTTTGCTGTCGCCGCTCTGGATGCATTTCAGATTGAGCCTGGAAAACCATATGTCTCACGCTATCGCTTCTATGTGCATGACGGAAAACCGAGTGCCCAGGTAGACCAACGGTTGTGGGAAGATTACGCAGATCCCCCTGAAGTCAAAGTGATTCCGGAATCCTGA
- a CDS encoding SDR family NAD(P)-dependent oxidoreductase, with protein MDLNLTGASVVITGGASGIGLVTARTFAEEGAQPILWDLTDEVQQIARQLSDETGQTVLGFQVDITDFTAVQTTTQQTLDQVPRIDHLVHAAAIGSGKFGFPFTNLTPADWPRVFAVNMQGMVHVAHAVTPVMQETEAGSMTFISSIAGQIGSQTDPPYSASKAANINFAQCMAKDLAAQGIRVNSVCPGMVQTPLNQSVWQAWNDRQSKENQKSYEQWAGEKIKQLVPLQRWQTPEDIANMIVFLSSDRAAQVTGQTINVDGGFVMHW; from the coding sequence ATGGACCTCAATTTAACAGGCGCTTCTGTTGTGATTACAGGAGGAGCGAGCGGCATTGGCCTCGTCACAGCCAGAACGTTTGCAGAAGAAGGAGCGCAGCCCATCCTCTGGGATCTGACCGATGAGGTGCAACAAATCGCCCGCCAGTTGAGCGACGAAACCGGTCAGACGGTCCTGGGATTTCAGGTGGACATTACCGATTTCACAGCGGTTCAAACAACGACGCAACAGACCCTCGATCAAGTGCCTCGCATCGATCATCTGGTGCATGCGGCGGCAATTGGATCGGGAAAATTTGGGTTTCCATTTACCAATCTCACTCCTGCCGACTGGCCTCGGGTGTTTGCGGTGAACATGCAGGGCATGGTGCATGTTGCGCATGCTGTCACGCCGGTCATGCAAGAAACGGAAGCCGGCAGTATGACGTTCATCAGCTCGATTGCAGGACAAATCGGCTCGCAGACCGATCCACCTTATAGTGCCTCGAAAGCAGCGAACATTAACTTTGCGCAATGTATGGCGAAGGATTTGGCGGCTCAGGGAATTCGCGTGAACTCGGTCTGCCCCGGAATGGTTCAAACTCCCTTGAATCAATCAGTCTGGCAGGCATGGAATGATCGCCAGTCGAAAGAGAATCAAAAATCCTATGAGCAATGGGCGGGCGAAAAGATTAAGCAACTGGTCCCATTACAACGCTGGCAGACTCCGGAAGATATCGCCAATATGATTGTTTTTCTCAGTTCAGATCGTGCCGCTCAAGTGACAGGACAAACCATTAACGTGGATGGCGGATTTGTGATGCACTGGTAA
- a CDS encoding tetratricopeptide repeat protein codes for MTSDRNKKIAADCWRRGNEALSKENWDYSIEMFTTAVKLEPEALLYRQTKRGAERKKYGDNNSGSKMGVLKIAGLKTKIKNSRRKKDWASVDQYAEEGLSINPWDAVLNAEMAEACQNLGYEDAAIFGYKMAIENDKANKGYYRNLGELLEEKGEFKQARECWEMVFKLDSMDGEARSKVTALMATETRVRGGYEGAEKSSGVKRQSAYDEGRATREQRHQAQKGGAPDGPGQSVEADLQRLIRKEPENKDHYLKLGDFYRREGKLDEAKENYEKSYELSGKDANIGEQVEDIELEQLKVKLTEAKDVYNADRENEEAKKRVTLISKALIKREIEIFTKRVERYPADMRIKYDLAQRFIRLKKWAPAISLLQQSVKDTRISSDALVALGKCFYAEGKKELAKRQFEKALPSISPDDKPDIYKEAHYLIARLYEESKEKEKAEDHYSEILAVDYDYRDAKVRLEAL; via the coding sequence ATGACATCTGACAGAAACAAAAAAATAGCGGCGGATTGCTGGCGGCGAGGAAACGAAGCCTTGTCGAAAGAAAACTGGGATTATTCCATCGAGATGTTTACCACAGCCGTCAAGCTGGAGCCCGAAGCGCTGCTGTATCGACAGACAAAGCGCGGGGCTGAGCGAAAAAAGTACGGAGATAACAATTCCGGTTCCAAAATGGGAGTCCTCAAAATCGCGGGGTTGAAAACGAAAATCAAAAATTCCCGCCGCAAAAAAGACTGGGCCTCCGTTGATCAGTATGCGGAAGAGGGGCTATCCATCAATCCCTGGGATGCGGTATTAAATGCAGAGATGGCAGAAGCATGTCAAAATCTGGGTTATGAAGACGCGGCTATTTTTGGTTATAAAATGGCCATTGAAAATGACAAGGCCAATAAAGGATATTACAGGAATCTAGGGGAGCTGCTGGAAGAAAAGGGAGAATTCAAACAAGCGCGAGAATGCTGGGAGATGGTGTTTAAGCTGGATTCTATGGATGGCGAAGCGCGTTCCAAAGTCACCGCTTTGATGGCGACTGAGACCCGGGTTCGAGGTGGGTATGAAGGAGCCGAGAAATCGAGTGGGGTCAAACGGCAGTCGGCCTATGATGAAGGTCGTGCGACGCGCGAACAACGGCATCAAGCGCAAAAGGGAGGAGCCCCCGATGGTCCCGGACAATCTGTGGAAGCGGATCTGCAGCGATTGATACGAAAAGAACCCGAAAATAAAGACCATTATCTGAAACTGGGGGACTTTTATCGGCGCGAAGGAAAGCTGGACGAAGCAAAGGAAAACTATGAGAAATCTTATGAACTCTCCGGGAAAGATGCCAACATCGGAGAGCAAGTTGAAGATATCGAGCTGGAGCAGTTGAAAGTCAAATTGACCGAAGCCAAAGATGTCTATAACGCAGATCGTGAAAATGAGGAAGCAAAGAAGCGGGTGACCCTCATCAGTAAAGCGTTAATCAAACGTGAAATCGAGATCTTTACCAAGCGCGTCGAACGCTATCCGGCTGACATGCGGATCAAATATGATCTGGCCCAACGCTTTATTCGATTGAAGAAATGGGCACCGGCAATCTCATTATTACAGCAATCGGTGAAAGATACGCGCATCAGTTCGGATGCATTGGTGGCTTTGGGTAAATGTTTCTATGCGGAAGGCAAAAAAGAACTCGCGAAACGACAGTTTGAAAAAGCACTTCCCAGTATTTCCCCTGATGATAAACCCGACATATATAAGGAAGCGCACTATTTGATCGCTCGATTATACGAAGAATCGAAGGAGAAGGAGAAAGCGGAAGATCATTACAGTGAAATTCTGGCCGTCGATTATGATTATCGGGATGCAAAAGTACGCTTAGAAGCACTTTAA
- a CDS encoding Gfo/Idh/MocA family protein produces the protein MSSSFNMTRRDMLKNSVLSSAGLWLGTRTAEAASRSANEKLNIACIGLGNQGKANLGLVSSQNIVALCDVDSARTDKYQPQFPKAKAFADFRVMLDKMENEIDAVVVTTPNHTHATIAMNVMQRGKHCYCEKPLAHSIHEVREMQRVAREQKVVTQMGTQNHAGDNYRRTVEMIQSGAIGGVKQVHVWFGRPGGWRRFKHVVDRPKQPQPIPQTLNWDLWVGPAPMQNFHPCYHPHDWHYWWDFGNGTLGNMGCHYMDLIFWSLNLKYPTTVETKGPELHPDSTPFWLDCHWQFPALGAQPPVEVIWYHGRNTPQPVLDLGGPEWAAGILFVGEQGMLAADYNKRVLLPEEKFKGFKAPEKTIPDAIGNHRMEWVEACKGNGKTECHFDYAAPLTETILLGNLAFRVGKKIEWDAEKMNASNTTAAAQYVQREYRKGWTL, from the coding sequence ATGAGTTCGTCATTCAATATGACACGAAGAGACATGCTCAAAAATTCGGTTTTAAGCAGTGCCGGGTTGTGGCTGGGAACACGTACCGCAGAGGCGGCAAGTCGGTCTGCGAATGAAAAACTGAATATTGCCTGTATTGGACTGGGCAATCAGGGGAAAGCGAATCTTGGGTTGGTTTCCAGTCAGAATATCGTGGCACTGTGCGACGTGGACAGCGCCCGGACTGACAAATATCAGCCTCAATTTCCCAAAGCGAAAGCGTTTGCTGATTTTCGTGTGATGCTGGACAAAATGGAAAATGAGATCGACGCGGTGGTGGTGACGACGCCCAATCATACGCATGCGACGATTGCCATGAATGTGATGCAGCGAGGCAAACATTGTTACTGTGAAAAGCCGCTGGCGCATTCGATTCATGAAGTCCGGGAAATGCAGCGGGTTGCACGGGAACAAAAGGTCGTCACTCAGATGGGGACCCAGAATCATGCCGGCGATAATTATCGGCGGACCGTCGAAATGATTCAATCCGGTGCCATCGGTGGTGTGAAGCAGGTTCACGTCTGGTTTGGACGTCCTGGAGGCTGGCGACGCTTTAAGCATGTGGTGGACCGTCCAAAACAACCACAGCCGATCCCTCAAACTCTCAACTGGGATCTCTGGGTGGGGCCGGCACCGATGCAGAATTTCCATCCCTGCTATCACCCACATGACTGGCATTACTGGTGGGATTTTGGAAATGGTACGCTCGGAAATATGGGCTGTCATTATATGGATCTGATTTTCTGGTCATTAAATTTAAAGTACCCAACAACTGTGGAAACAAAAGGGCCGGAATTGCATCCGGACTCGACGCCATTCTGGCTCGACTGTCATTGGCAGTTTCCTGCACTGGGGGCACAGCCACCGGTAGAAGTCATCTGGTATCATGGTCGCAATACGCCGCAACCGGTACTGGATCTGGGAGGTCCCGAGTGGGCAGCCGGGATCTTGTTTGTGGGCGAGCAGGGGATGCTGGCTGCCGATTACAACAAACGAGTCCTGTTACCAGAAGAGAAATTCAAGGGATTCAAAGCACCTGAGAAGACGATTCCGGATGCAATTGGAAACCACCGGATGGAATGGGTTGAAGCCTGTAAAGGGAATGGAAAAACAGAATGCCACTTTGATTATGCTGCTCCCTTAACAGAAACGATTCTACTCGGAAATCTGGCATTTCGTGTCGGGAAAAAGATTGAGTGGGACGCTGAGAAAATGAATGCATCAAATACAACCGCAGCAGCACAATACGTTCAACGCGAATACCGCAAAGGATGGACACTCTAA
- the rpsT gene encoding 30S ribosomal protein S20 — protein sequence MPNSKSAKTALRKSETRRLRNRSSRSELRSAIKNARVAIAGDDAQAATKALQTAAKKIDQAAAKGLIHKNAAARTKSRLAKSANKTTAE from the coding sequence ATGCCAAATTCAAAAAGTGCCAAAACAGCGTTGCGAAAAAGTGAGACTCGCCGTCTCCGTAATCGGTCATCCCGATCGGAATTACGATCCGCCATTAAAAATGCCCGTGTAGCAATTGCCGGTGATGATGCTCAGGCTGCCACCAAAGCTCTGCAGACAGCTGCGAAGAAAATTGATCAGGCTGCTGCCAAAGGTCTCATTCACAAGAATGCCGCTGCTCGGACGAAGTCGCGACTGGCAAAATCTGCGAACAAAACAACTGCTGAATAG
- a CDS encoding sugar phosphate isomerase/epimerase family protein, which produces MKLGMINSAWAQAGRDTAWGLEKTKEIGFDCVDIFIDPLDVDIRERKLVKDTCNRLDLPIVSVCCVAVGLIDFNPSVQRFHLQRVKDYLDLCYEYEAKNLLLVLGEYIWNREVIPPEAQWQLGVEQCQILARYAESLGLEIALELEPFPLSLLNSVDAMVRFVDEVNHPALKANIDVSHLLLADVKAEELRKLAGKAIHVHISDCDGKVHGDLPPGRGVVDFDPYLSEIKKLNIPGAISLELEYSPEPDKIEEWVREAYESTSQLMQNAGLRG; this is translated from the coding sequence ATGAAACTCGGAATGATTAATTCTGCCTGGGCGCAAGCGGGCCGTGATACAGCCTGGGGGTTAGAGAAGACAAAAGAGATCGGCTTTGATTGTGTCGATATCTTTATTGATCCATTGGATGTAGATATTCGCGAGCGAAAGTTGGTGAAGGATACGTGTAACCGCCTGGATCTTCCGATTGTTTCCGTTTGCTGTGTGGCAGTGGGCCTGATTGATTTTAATCCGAGCGTGCAACGCTTTCATCTGCAGCGGGTGAAGGATTATCTGGATCTGTGTTATGAGTACGAGGCTAAAAATCTACTGTTGGTACTCGGCGAATATATCTGGAACCGGGAAGTGATTCCACCCGAAGCACAATGGCAATTGGGGGTCGAACAATGTCAGATTCTGGCCAGATATGCCGAGTCGCTGGGATTGGAAATTGCCCTGGAGCTTGAGCCGTTTCCGCTTTCTCTTTTAAACAGTGTGGATGCGATGGTGCGATTTGTGGATGAAGTCAACCATCCGGCTTTAAAAGCGAACATCGATGTCTCTCACTTACTGTTAGCGGATGTTAAAGCAGAAGAGCTCCGCAAATTAGCGGGCAAAGCGATTCACGTGCATATTTCGGACTGTGATGGCAAGGTACACGGCGATTTACCCCCCGGGCGTGGTGTCGTCGATTTTGATCCCTATTTGAGCGAGATCAAAAAATTAAACATCCCGGGCGCGATTTCACTGGAACTGGAATATTCGCCTGAACCGGACAAAATTGAGGAATGGGTCCGAGAAGCCTATGAATCCACGAGTCAATTGATGCAGAATGCGGGTTTGAGAGGCTGA